In Candidatus Gastranaerophilales bacterium, a single window of DNA contains:
- a CDS encoding phage tail protein — MEFYTLLTKIGVNKIIDAQVNSIPLVLGTFAVGDGGDGYYEPNENQTQLVNETYRNNISRIYADTNYSNRLVIECAIPSNSGGYYIREVGIFDNDRNLFAIASIPESYKPIEDEGSTRDFYIKIIVEIENLENTNLVIDSSVAVVSLDYLENSHNKDVNAHHRLIDADKVDGYHAGNEKEQVAVSNKTKCEDLNADLVDGHHAGNESNNVLVLDEKGIVPEENLKPYASKGHTHNISDIVTSEAIHGFHNMHIESGLNEGTTSYVYPPDGYKMTDLLAFIPSIRTIYFSGDVDGNDSLYCYWGTDATKITITCYNSEQRYTPTVNWLAIWRKNRPEENA, encoded by the coding sequence ATGGAATTTTATACATTATTAACAAAAATCGGCGTAAATAAAATAATTGATGCACAGGTGAATTCTATTCCCCTTGTGTTAGGCACTTTCGCTGTAGGCGATGGCGGTGACGGATATTACGAGCCAAACGAAAACCAAACACAGCTTGTGAATGAAACTTACAGGAATAATATTTCAAGAATCTATGCTGATACAAATTATTCAAACAGATTGGTTATTGAATGTGCAATACCTTCAAATTCAGGCGGTTACTATATCAGAGAAGTCGGGATTTTTGATAATGACAGAAATCTCTTTGCGATTGCAAGCATTCCTGAAAGTTACAAACCTATTGAAGATGAAGGTTCGACCAGAGATTTTTACATAAAAATTATAGTTGAAATTGAAAACTTGGAAAATACAAATCTTGTAATTGATTCAAGCGTTGCGGTTGTTTCTCTTGATTATCTTGAAAATAGCCACAACAAAGATGTTAACGCTCATCACAGATTAATCGATGCCGATAAAGTTGACGGTTATCATGCAGGAAATGAAAAAGAGCAAGTCGCAGTTTCCAACAAAACAAAATGTGAGGATTTGAACGCTGACTTGGTTGATGGACATCACGCCGGCAATGAATCTAATAATGTTCTTGTACTTGATGAAAAAGGGATTGTGCCAGAGGAAAATTTAAAACCTTATGCAAGCAAGGGCCATACGCATAATATATCCGACATTGTAACGAGCGAGGCTATTCACGGATTCCACAATATGCATATCGAATCAGGTCTGAATGAAGGTACTACAAGTTATGTTTACCCTCCTGACGGCTATAAAATGACGGATTTGTTAGCTTTTATCCCCTCAATCAGAACCATATATTTTTCAGGAGATGTTGATGGGAACGATTCCTTGTATTGCTACTGGGGAACAGATGCAACAAAAATTACAATCACCTGCTACAACTCAGAACAGCGATATACACCTACTGTTAATTGGCTTGCTATTTGGCGAAAAAACAGACCAGAAGAAAATGCATAA
- a CDS encoding phage tail protein I, whose product MSNLTPINDLNLKIIDLIADERFSNIDLTCLLVTIIDNVPSDALPHLAEQYHVTGNEGWLQARNDDEKRDLIKRAIEVHRHKGTKYALTRIFDMFGIEGKIQEWFETGGDPFTFSVDLNFVSKGLDYDLIAKLEDLINEYKNVRSHLSSVSISMSSKVKACKGKFAAITGETVAIMPKPFDLFWDSYSWDERNWGKNSKTNLNLPTMFFDTSKFDESVWAFG is encoded by the coding sequence ATGAGTAATTTAACCCCGATTAACGATTTAAATTTAAAAATAATCGATTTAATTGCTGATGAAAGATTCTCAAATATAGATTTAACTTGCCTTTTAGTGACTATCATCGACAATGTACCATCAGATGCGTTGCCTCACTTGGCTGAACAATATCACGTTACAGGTAATGAAGGTTGGCTGCAAGCAAGGAATGATGATGAAAAACGAGATTTGATAAAACGTGCAATCGAAGTCCACAGGCATAAAGGGACAAAATACGCACTTACGAGAATATTCGATATGTTTGGAATCGAGGGAAAAATTCAGGAATGGTTTGAAACAGGCGGCGACCCTTTTACATTCTCTGTTGACTTAAATTTCGTTTCAAAAGGCTTGGACTATGACCTTATCGCAAAGTTGGAAGATTTAATAAATGAGTACAAAAATGTACGTTCGCATCTTTCAAGCGTAAGCATTTCTATGTCCTCAAAAGTCAAAGCCTGCAAAGGTAAATTTGCAGCAATCACAGGCGAAACAGTTGCCATAATGCCGAAACCATTTGATTTATTTTGGGATTCATACAGTTGGGATGAAAGAAATTGGGGCAAAAATTCTAAAACCAATCTCAATTTACCAACGATGTTTTTTGACACTTCCAAATTTGATGAATCTGTTTGGGCGTTCGGATAG
- a CDS encoding baseplate J/gp47 family protein, which translates to MTQLPEPNFIERDADKITQEWIDLYESKSGKVLQPAQIERLMIDSCAYRENLLRIKIQEIAKENLLSYAPIDILEHIGEPLGVKKLLADCATTTLRFSVDEALEFDFTIPIGTEVGTKDELFVFETTSAVVLKAGELHIDVEATCQTSGIAANNYTLKSINNLITPLSYISTVENIAVSSGGADDEDVESLRERIRQAPESFSNAGSKGAYRFHTLSAHQSITDVSVLSPSPGVVEVYPLSKTGNPSAEILTIVQNYLSDDKIRPLTDNVIVKSPEKIEFELNANIFLFAYADETSVITTIKAKITEYKAALAEKLGKDVIRTQIISILNSVYGVFKVDLTTPVDIEILDYQWADLINFNITIGGFANE; encoded by the coding sequence ATGACACAACTTCCTGAACCGAATTTTATCGAACGTGATGCTGATAAAATCACTCAAGAATGGATTGATTTGTACGAATCTAAATCAGGCAAAGTTTTGCAACCTGCACAGATTGAACGCTTGATGATTGACAGTTGTGCATACCGTGAAAATCTTTTGAGAATAAAAATACAGGAGATTGCAAAAGAAAACCTGCTTAGTTATGCCCCGATTGATATTTTAGAACACATCGGAGAACCTTTGGGAGTTAAAAAACTTCTAGCCGATTGTGCAACAACAACCTTGAGGTTTTCTGTTGATGAAGCTCTCGAATTTGATTTTACAATTCCGATTGGAACAGAAGTCGGCACAAAAGATGAACTCTTTGTTTTTGAAACAACCTCTGCGGTAGTTTTAAAGGCAGGTGAATTGCACATTGATGTTGAGGCAACTTGCCAAACATCAGGAATTGCAGCTAATAATTACACTCTAAAATCAATTAATAATTTAATTACACCGCTTTCATATATCAGCACTGTTGAAAATATTGCCGTCAGTTCAGGCGGTGCGGATGATGAAGATGTTGAAAGCTTAAGAGAGCGTATTCGCCAAGCCCCGGAAAGTTTTTCAAATGCCGGCAGTAAAGGTGCATACAGATTCCACACTTTATCAGCACATCAAAGTATAACAGATGTTTCGGTTTTATCTCCAAGCCCCGGGGTGGTTGAAGTTTATCCTCTTTCAAAAACGGGGAATCCGTCAGCTGAGATTTTGACTATCGTTCAAAATTATTTGAGCGATGATAAAATCCGTCCGCTTACGGATAACGTTATTGTTAAATCTCCTGAGAAAATCGAATTTGAGCTTAATGCAAATATATTTTTATTCGCTTATGCAGATGAAACAAGCGTTATAACAACTATTAAAGCAAAAATTACCGAATACAAAGCGGCACTGGCTGAAAAACTTGGAAAAGATGTAATCCGCACTCAAATTATTTCAATTTTAAACAGTGTTTATGGCGTGTTTAAAGTGGATTTAACAACCCCCGTTGATATTGAAATTCTCGATTATCAATGGGCCGACTTGATAAATTTTAATATCACAATTGGAGGGTTTGCCAATGAGTAA